In Chaetodon trifascialis isolate fChaTrf1 chromosome 2, fChaTrf1.hap1, whole genome shotgun sequence, one DNA window encodes the following:
- the LOC139346310 gene encoding uncharacterized protein — protein MRGRPLAAKMKSLPSVCCLLSLLALSAAELLAGSSIHDEEPLVHLQLQQPEGDLFSCRCDTTEEHTSQSSSNDTPAPERAMCQPCTKPESALEAEEEPASTSEHEEEEEEEAAPVEEDTSTVEVTSDGEEAQEEEASQEEVEEEEVTSEEETEAEPVEEAESEESQSVEDEEVAEEAASSEEEDEVAEVEEEEEKTEETEEEAEEELSYEEEEVIEPQEEVEEEEEPTAEAEETVEGAQDEDTQEDREAAAEEESMDTFIHEAEEEEAIPAEEDVGVAESEPEAEPVELPQTHSESEPEVTTEPEPEPEPEPEVTAEPEPESEPEVTAEPEPEPEPEVTAEPEPESEPEVTAEPEPEPEPEVTAEPEPEVVSELEVIPEPEPEPEVIPEPVTEEVTPEFVANVAMEEEPVETTEEEAPVVEEAPVDVEDVTVEEVTAEVPAQSQTKDREEDVSAGPALRDRSHIEDTLRLASAEPSAEFSAAMKKLLNIYHTAIKPMEQAFKYNELRQHEVTDGEVTSKPMVLFLGPWSVGKSSMINYLLGLHGTSQGLYTGAEPTTSEYTVITHGEKFRTIEGIVMAADSSRSFSPLEKFGQGFLERLVGIEMPHKLLERVTLVDTPGIIENRKQQERGYPYSEVCQWFIDRADLIFLVFDPTKLDVGGELEMLFRQMKGRESQIRLILNKADSLTTQDLMRVYGALFWSMAPLINVTEPPRVYVSSFWPQDYAVDTSRELFMKEETSLLEDLNQVIENQIENKIAFIRQHGIRVRIHALLVDRYLQTYYDKLGWFSDPYEVFRDIVNDPDKYYIFKSILAKTNISKFDLPNREAYQDFFGVNPVSSFKQLSYHCSWTGGCLLEKIERAISHELPALLSSVSKAADTPASAKAAPAPPPPLPGTCEGPECEEKPKNRWRRQ, from the exons ATGAGGGGAAGGCCCCTGGCAGCCAAAATGAAGTCTCTGCcgtctgtgtgctgcttgcTGTCTCTGCTGGCCCTGTCTGCTGCAG AGCTCCTGGCAGGGTCCTCCATCCATGATGAGGAGCCTCTGGTgcatctgcagctccagcagccagAGGGAGACCTCTTCTCCTGCAGATGTGACACCACGGAGGAGCACACCAGCCAGAGCTCCTCCAATGACACCCCAGCCCCGGAGAGGGCCATGTGTCAGCCCTGCACCAAGCCTGAATCAGCTTTAGAGGCTGAAGAAGAGCCAGCTTCCACTTCAGagcatgaggaggaagaggaggaggaagcagcccCTGTGGAGGAGGACACTTCCACTGTTGAGGTAACAAGTGATGGAGAAGAAGCGCAAGAGGAGGAAGCTTCCCaggaagaagtagaagaagaggaagtgacatcTGAGGAGGAGACTGAAGCAGAGCCTGTAGAGGAGGCTGAGTCAGAGGAGAGTCAAAGTGTGGAGGACGAGGAAGTAGCTGAGGAGGCTGCGTCatctgaagaggaggatgaggtggctgaagttgaggaagaggaggagaaaactgaggaaacagaggaggaagcagaggaggagttATCTtacgaggaagaggaagtgattGAACCTCAGGAAGAagttgaagaagaggaggaaccgactgctgaagctgaagaaacaGTTGAGGGAGCACAGGATGAAGATACACAGGAGGATCGggaggcagcagctgaggaggaaagtATGGACACTTTCATCCATGAGGCCGAAGAGGAGGAAGCTATTCCTGCTGAGGAGGACGTTGGAGTGGCTGAATCTGAACCAGAAGCAGAACCAGTTGAGCTTCCTCAAACACACTCTGAATCAGAACCAGAGGTGACAACAGAACCAGAgcctgaaccagaaccagaaccagaggTGACTGCAGAACCAGAGCCTGAATCAGAACCAGAGGTGACTGCAGAACCAGAgcctgaaccagaaccagagGTGACTGCAGAACCAGAGCCTGAATCAGAACCAGAGGTGACTGCAGAACCAGAgcctgaaccagaaccagagGTGACTGCAGAACCAGAGCCTGAAGTTGTATCAGAGCTGGAGGTGATTCCAGAgcctgaaccagaaccagaagTCATCCCTGAGCCTGTTACAGAGGAGGTCACCCCAGAATTTGTAGCGAACGTGGCCATGGAAGAGGAACCAGTggaaaccacagaggaagaggctcCTGTGGTGGAAGAGGCTCCTGTTGATGTCGAGGACGTGACAGTGGAGGAGGTGACTGCAGAGGTGCCTGCACAGTCTCAAACCAAAG ATCGTGAGGAAGATGTGTCAGCAGGCCCAGCACTGAGGGACCGCTCCCACATAGAGGACACGCTACGACTGGCTTCTGCTGAACCCTCAGCGGAGTTCTCAG ctgctaTGAAGAAGCTGTTGAATATATACCACACGGCCATCAAGCCGATGGAGCAAGCCTTCAAGTACAACGAGCTCAGGCAGCACGAGGTCACAG ATGGCGAGGTCACCTCTAAGCCCATGGTTTTGTTCCTGGGACCTTGGAGTGTCGGCAAGTCCTCCATGATCAACTACCTGCTGGGTCTTCACGGCACCTCACAGGGACTCTACACAG GTGCTGAGCCCACCACCTCAGAGTACACGGTCATAACGCACGGGGAGAAGTTTCGGACCATAGAGGGCATCGTCATGGCAGCAGACAGCTCTCGATCTTTCTCACCCCTGGAGAAGTTCGGCCAAGGCTTCCTGGAGCGGCTGGTGGGCATCGAGATGCCCCACAAGCTTCTAGAGAGGGTCACCTTAGTCGACACACCCGGTATCATCGAAAACCGcaagcagcaggagagag gttACCCCTACAGTGAGGTGTGCCAGTGGTTCATTGACCGCGCTGATCTCATCTTCCTGGTGTTCGACCCCACCAAGCTGGACGTGGGTGGGGAGCTGGAGATGCTCTTCAGGCAGATGAAGGGCCGCGAGTCCCAGATTCGCCTCATCCTCAACAAGGCGGACAGTCTTACCACCCAGGACCTGATGAGGGTATACGGAGCCCTGTTCTGGAGCATGGCGCCCCTGATCAACGTCACAGAACCACCGCGCGTGTACGTCAGCTCCTTCTGGCCTCAGGACTACGCTGTGGACACCAGCAGAGAGCTCTTCATGAAGGAGGAGACCTCTCTCCTGGAGGACCTCAACCAG GTGATTGAGAATCAGATAGAGAACAAGATTGCTTTCATCCGCCAGCATGGCATCCGTGTGCGCATCCACGCCCTGCTGGTGGACCGCTACCTCCAAACCTACTACGACAAACTGGGCTGGTTTAGCGACCCTTATGAGGTGTTCCGAGACATTGTCAACGATCCGGACAAGTACTACATCTTCAAATCCATTCTGGCCAAGACCAACATCAGCAAGTTCGACCTGCCCAACAGGGAAGCCTACCAGGATTTCTTCGGGGTGAACCCGGTTTCCAGCTTCAAGCAGCTCTCCTATCACTGCAGCTGGACCGGCGGCTGTCTGCTGGAGAAGATCGAGAGGGCTATCTCGCACGAGCTCCCAGCTCTGCTCAGCAGCGTCAGCAAGGCCGCAGACACGCCTGCATCAGCGAAGGCTGCACCGGCACCTCCGCCTCCGCTGCCTGGCACCTGTGAGGGTCCTGAGTGTGAAGAGAAACCCAAGAATCGCTGGAGGAGGcagtga